The DNA sequence GTGCCCGATAAGATTTTGCATGCAAGCCTCCACACCGAATCTTAAGATCATACAATTTAGCATTTTTTTTCTGACCTTTTACAAATTGGACAATCTGTTTGTAAACAGAATGCAACTTTGGTAAGGCTGAGACTATATAATTATTGCATCTTCCGTTATCAACGATCTATTTTATCTCTCATTTCTTTTTTCAACTATGGAGGTTTTTTTATGGCCAGAGAAACAGTAGTTACCAGGTTCAAACTCATTGGAAGAGAGATTCTTTCTTCATACGCCAGTATGACTCTTGAAGGAGTAATGACCGCTCGCGTTGCAAGAGGAAAAGACAGCTGGACAATTGAGGAGCGCAATGGTATTGCGAAAGGAACTTCCGACGGAGAGAATGAAGCGATTTACATTCCAAACGATAAGGCCATTAGGTCAATTGAAAAAAACATCGCTCCACTTCTTCCCAGAAGAGTTGTGATCCGTAAGCCATCTGACATACTCGATGCCTGCAGAGCTTTCGATCTGAAGCTTGTTGAAAATGCAGGTCCCAACAAGAAAAAATGGGGTGGCAATGCATGCCTGGCATCTTCAACTGTTTTCTTCCAGACTCTTTTGAGTGCCTCTGGTTTCAAACCCTGGGAAGTTCTTACAAATGGTAAAAAACCGAAAAATTTCTATATGCCCAATATCGCCTTCAACATGGTATGTGGAGGAGAGCACGTTCCCGGTACAAAGCAGGACATACAGGAGATGTTTTTCTTCGCCATGGCTGAAAAATCAGTTAAAGATGTTTTCATAACCGGTACAAAGTTTTTCCGTCAGTTTGAAGAAAACCTTGTAAGAGACGGCCTGCCAACCGGAACGGCTAAGGAACGTGGATTTGTGTTTCCTGTAAAAGACAACTTTGAAGGTCTTAAAAGGATAAAAGAATGTGCATCACAGCTTGGGCTTGAGGAGAAAGATTACGCGATCGGCACAGACAATGCCTTTTCTGAAATACAGAAAGGTGAGGCCCTCCGTAAGGAAGGAAAATATGACCTCAGGTTTTCTGGTGAAGGTGTAAAGACCCGTGAAGAACTTGTCGAATTTGATTATTCAGTTGTAAAAAGTGCCAAAAACTTTGTTACAATGGAAGATCCCGGTTCGGAGCATGACCTGATTGCCCATAAGCTGATGAATGAAAAATATGGCGACAGAACTC is a window from the Chitinispirillum alkaliphilum genome containing:
- a CDS encoding Enolase; translation: MARETVVTRFKLIGREILSSYASMTLEGVMTARVARGKDSWTIEERNGIAKGTSDGENEAIYIPNDKAIRSIEKNIAPLLPRRVVIRKPSDILDACRAFDLKLVENAGPNKKKWGGNACLASSTVFFQTLLSASGFKPWEVLTNGKKPKNFYMPNIAFNMVCGGEHVPGTKQDIQEMFFFAMAEKSVKDVFITGTKFFRQFEENLVRDGLPTGTAKERGFVFPVKDNFEGLKRIKECASQLGLEEKDYAIGTDNAFSEIQKGEALRKEGKYDLRFSGEGVKTREELVEFDYSVVKSAKNFVTMEDPGSEHDLIAHKLMNEKYGDRTQIVLDDIAVTQMRFIIPFLAAEERKDRAGNSVLIKLNQAGTFYETLLASQVVLGVADAEEVEEFLRARKDIRKTLSDLKSVGVKSIEEALENIKNGGFTAFFSHRSTEGSSEFLPLLPLMFGSISRKVWFKAGAPNGERNLQNYNPLIRAEEAMIDQGINVEVAGFEGLPEGVEIPALKK